A window of Streptomyces sp. DG1A-41 contains these coding sequences:
- a CDS encoding cellulase family glycosylhydrolase: protein MRPRTAPTPRVATVAVALLGLLLSFLSLGTPAHAAPTGFRIDNGRLLEASGNDFVMRGVNHAHTWFPDRISSLSHIKTKGANTVRVVLSSGDRWTRNDTADVANVVSQCKQNRLICVLEVHDTTGYGEQSGAVTLSRAADYWISVQSALTGQEDYVILNIGNEPHGNTGFTAWTADTKAAIQKLRTAGFDHTIMVDAPNWGQDWAFTMRDNAASVFAADPDANTIFSIHMYGVFDTAAEITDYLNRFVTAKLPIVVGEFGHDHSDGNPDEDTILAVAQQLRLGHLGWSWSGNGGGVEYLDMVTNFDPNQLTSWGQRLFNGANGIAATAKEAAIYSSGGGDTTPPTAPGTPAASGVTSSSATLTWAAATDATGVTGYDVVRIGGGSETVVTSTARTTATVTGLSPDTPYTFAVYARDAAGNRSPRSATVTFTTSSGGSTAACGVGYRVTSSWPGGFQGEITLRNTGTSAINGWTLRWTFPDSQRITNLWGGTATQSGSEVSVAAASYTATIPAAGSVTLGFTASRATANPSPTAFTLNGATCSVS from the coding sequence ATGAGACCCCGCACCGCCCCGACCCCGCGCGTGGCCACCGTGGCCGTCGCCCTCCTCGGCCTCCTGCTCTCCTTCCTCTCCCTCGGCACACCGGCGCACGCCGCACCCACCGGCTTCCGCATCGACAACGGCCGGCTGCTGGAGGCGTCCGGGAACGACTTCGTGATGCGCGGCGTCAACCACGCCCACACCTGGTTCCCGGACCGGATCAGCTCCCTCTCCCACATCAAGACCAAGGGCGCCAACACCGTCCGCGTGGTCCTCTCCAGCGGTGACCGCTGGACCCGCAACGACACCGCCGACGTGGCGAACGTGGTCTCCCAGTGCAAGCAGAACCGGCTGATCTGTGTGCTGGAGGTGCACGACACCACCGGCTACGGCGAACAGAGCGGAGCCGTCACGCTCTCCCGCGCCGCCGACTACTGGATCAGCGTGCAGAGCGCGCTGACCGGTCAGGAGGACTACGTCATCCTCAACATCGGCAACGAGCCGCACGGCAACACCGGCTTCACGGCCTGGACGGCCGACACCAAGGCGGCCATCCAGAAGCTGCGCACCGCAGGGTTCGACCACACGATCATGGTCGACGCGCCCAACTGGGGCCAGGACTGGGCGTTCACCATGCGGGACAACGCCGCCTCGGTCTTCGCCGCCGACCCGGACGCCAACACGATCTTCTCGATCCACATGTACGGCGTCTTCGACACCGCCGCCGAGATCACCGACTACCTGAACCGCTTCGTCACGGCGAAACTCCCCATCGTCGTGGGCGAGTTCGGTCACGACCACTCGGACGGCAACCCCGACGAGGACACCATCCTGGCCGTCGCCCAGCAGCTCCGCCTGGGCCACCTCGGCTGGTCCTGGAGCGGCAACGGCGGCGGCGTCGAGTACCTGGACATGGTCACGAACTTCGACCCGAACCAGCTCACCAGCTGGGGGCAGCGGCTCTTCAACGGGGCGAACGGCATCGCCGCCACCGCCAAGGAGGCCGCGATCTACTCCTCCGGCGGAGGCGACACCACTCCCCCGACGGCTCCCGGCACCCCGGCCGCCTCCGGGGTGACCTCCTCGTCCGCCACCCTGACCTGGGCCGCCGCCACCGACGCGACGGGCGTCACCGGCTACGACGTGGTCCGGATCGGCGGCGGCAGCGAGACGGTCGTCACCTCCACGGCCAGGACGACCGCCACCGTCACCGGCCTGTCCCCCGACACCCCCTACACCTTCGCCGTCTACGCCCGTGACGCCGCCGGCAACCGTTCGCCCCGTTCGGCCACGGTGACGTTCACGACCTCCTCCGGCGGCTCAACGGCGGCCTGCGGCGTCGGCTACCGGGTGACGAGCAGCTGGCCCGGCGGATTCCAGGGCGAGATCACCCTGCGCAACACCGGCACGTCGGCGATCAACGGCTGGACGCTGCGCTGGACCTTCCCGGACAGCCAGCGCATCACCAACCTCTGGGGCGGCACGGCGACGCAGAGCGGCTCCGAGGTCAGTGTCGCTGCCGCCTCGTACACCGCGACGATCCCGGCGGCGGGCTCGGTCACCCTCGGCTTCACGGCCTCCCGGGCGACGGCGAACCCCAGTCCGACGGCGTTCACGCTGAACGGCGCCACCTGCTCGGTGAGCTGA
- a CDS encoding acyltransferase family protein, producing the protein MSEDTLRMRPVASTSGEAGPGTSRETAAPPKPAGQRDAFFDNAKYLAIVLVAIGHAWEPLRDGSRAVSALYMVVYAFHMPAFIVISGYFSRSFDASPGRIRRLVTGLAVPYVVFETAYTLFTRWTDQEPDRPVSLLDPLYLTWFLVALFIWRLTTPVWRHVRWPLPVALVIAMLATLSPSVGNDLDLQRTLQFLPYFVLGLLLKPEHFRLVRRRSVRALAVPAFAAAVVLAYWAVPRMTGAWFYHRDSAEELAAPSWYGPLMTLLTFGCSLVLVACFLAWVPGRRAWFTVLGAGTLYGYLLHGFVAQGSKFWGWYEPAWVHRPVGVVVVTVVAAVLVTALCTPPVRRLFRWVMEPEMAWAFRRDAHQQARERNAVREGSAARG; encoded by the coding sequence ATGAGCGAGGACACACTGCGCATGCGGCCCGTGGCGAGCACGAGCGGCGAGGCCGGGCCCGGCACGTCCCGCGAGACCGCTGCCCCGCCGAAGCCGGCCGGGCAGCGCGACGCGTTCTTCGACAACGCCAAGTACCTGGCGATCGTGCTGGTGGCGATCGGGCACGCCTGGGAGCCGTTGCGGGACGGCAGCCGGGCGGTCAGCGCGCTCTACATGGTCGTCTACGCCTTCCACATGCCGGCGTTCATCGTCATCTCCGGCTACTTCTCGCGTTCCTTCGACGCGAGCCCGGGGCGGATCAGGCGCCTGGTCACCGGGCTCGCCGTTCCGTACGTCGTCTTCGAGACGGCGTACACGCTGTTCACGCGATGGACGGACCAGGAGCCCGACCGGCCCGTGAGTCTGCTGGATCCGCTCTATCTGACGTGGTTCCTGGTGGCGCTGTTCATCTGGCGGCTGACGACGCCGGTGTGGCGGCACGTGCGGTGGCCGTTGCCGGTCGCCCTCGTCATCGCGATGCTGGCGACGCTCTCGCCGTCCGTCGGCAACGACCTCGACCTCCAGCGCACCCTTCAGTTCCTGCCGTACTTCGTCCTCGGTCTGCTGCTGAAGCCGGAGCACTTCCGGCTGGTGCGCCGCCGCTCGGTGCGGGCGCTGGCCGTGCCGGCCTTCGCCGCCGCGGTCGTCCTGGCCTATTGGGCGGTCCCGCGGATGACCGGCGCATGGTTCTACCACCGCGACAGCGCCGAGGAACTCGCCGCGCCCTCCTGGTACGGGCCCCTGATGACGCTGCTGACCTTCGGCTGTTCGCTGGTCCTGGTGGCCTGCTTCCTCGCCTGGGTGCCCGGACGCCGGGCGTGGTTCACCGTGCTGGGCGCGGGGACGCTGTACGGCTACCTGCTGCACGGCTTCGTCGCCCAGGGGTCCAAGTTCTGGGGCTGGTACGAGCCGGCGTGGGTCCACCGGCCCGTGGGCGTGGTCGTCGTGACGGTCGTCGCCGCGGTGCTCGTGACCGCGCTGTGCACACCGCCGGTGCGGCGGCTGTTCCGCTGGGTGATGGAGCCCGAGATGGCGTGGGCGTTCCGCCGGGACGCGCATCAGCAGGCGCGGGAACGCAATGCCGTCCGCGAGGGGAGCGCCGCACGCGGCTGA
- a CDS encoding alpha-galactosidase — MASNQRQDEFTWGHQALRAGFAVAADGTLRLVRLAHPDDERPAASHSALPLVELTALGHGSGWSGPRFTGTAFGARLAYRTHRTGRGDGWEWLTVELHDPDTGLTAFVELTSPTGVSVLRSRVRLRNEGREPLVVQSVSSLLLGGLPAPDALDVHRARNDWLAECRWYAEPLRAAVADIHVDVHQHDSRAALALTGRGSWPTDGHLAMGALTERDGGRAWAWQVESPAGWRWDLGERAHGTYLALNGPTDAEHQWRVRLAPDEEFTTVYGALALGSDLDTAIGALTSYRRAVRRPHPDHTALPVVFNDYMNTLMGDPTTAKLLPLIDAAADAGAEYFCIDSGWYDDDTRGWWDSVGAWQPSPRRFPDGGIQAVLDRIRERGMVPGLWLEPEVVGVRSPVAAELPDEAFFQRDGVRLAEQGRHQLDLRHPAARAHLDKAVDRIVGDWGVGYLKLDYNIVVDPGTQAPGDLAPGAGLLGHAHAYLDWLSGVLDRHPGLVVENCASGGMRMDGATLAVAQLQSTSDQQDPLRYPPIAAAAPTAVPPEQGAVWAYPQPEFDDDLTRWTLGGALLGRIHLSGHLNRMSEHQLALVRDAVAVYKSIRGDLARALPFWPLGLPGWTDEWLALGLSVPGDRTAYLSVWRRGGAAELRVPVRHLAGRTVRADVLHPSSAEAGRAVWNGDGLTVSVPRTPGVLLIRLTQEGEASTG, encoded by the coding sequence ATGGCCTCCAACCAGCGGCAGGACGAGTTCACTTGGGGGCATCAAGCCCTCCGGGCCGGTTTCGCGGTTGCCGCCGACGGGACCCTGCGGCTGGTCCGGCTGGCCCATCCCGACGACGAGCGCCCCGCCGCCTCGCACTCCGCGCTCCCGCTCGTGGAGCTCACCGCTCTCGGCCACGGCAGCGGCTGGTCCGGCCCCCGCTTCACCGGCACGGCCTTCGGCGCCCGGCTCGCCTACCGGACCCACCGCACGGGCAGAGGCGACGGCTGGGAGTGGCTGACCGTCGAACTCCACGACCCGGACACCGGATTGACGGCGTTCGTCGAACTCACCTCACCCACCGGCGTGTCCGTCCTCCGCTCCCGCGTCCGCCTCCGCAACGAGGGCCGCGAGCCCCTGGTCGTCCAGTCCGTCAGCAGCCTCCTGCTCGGCGGCCTGCCCGCACCCGACGCCCTCGACGTCCACCGGGCCCGCAACGACTGGCTCGCCGAGTGCCGTTGGTACGCCGAGCCGCTGCGCGCCGCCGTCGCCGACATCCACGTCGACGTCCACCAGCACGACAGCCGGGCCGCCCTCGCGCTCACCGGGCGCGGCAGCTGGCCCACCGACGGCCATCTGGCCATGGGCGCGCTGACGGAGCGGGACGGCGGCCGGGCCTGGGCGTGGCAGGTCGAGTCCCCGGCCGGCTGGCGCTGGGACCTGGGCGAACGCGCCCACGGCACGTACCTGGCGCTGAACGGCCCCACCGACGCGGAACACCAGTGGCGGGTCCGGCTCGCCCCGGACGAGGAGTTCACCACCGTGTACGGGGCCCTGGCACTCGGCTCCGACCTCGACACGGCGATCGGCGCCCTGACCTCCTACCGCCGGGCGGTCCGCCGCCCGCACCCGGACCACACCGCCCTCCCCGTCGTCTTCAACGACTACATGAACACCCTGATGGGCGACCCGACCACGGCCAAGCTCCTGCCGCTGATCGACGCCGCCGCGGACGCCGGCGCCGAGTACTTCTGCATCGACTCGGGCTGGTACGACGACGACACCCGGGGCTGGTGGGACAGCGTCGGCGCCTGGCAGCCCTCGCCGCGCCGCTTCCCCGACGGCGGCATCCAGGCCGTCCTGGACCGGATCCGGGAGCGCGGGATGGTGCCCGGGCTGTGGCTGGAGCCGGAGGTCGTCGGGGTGCGCAGCCCCGTCGCGGCCGAACTGCCCGACGAGGCGTTCTTCCAGCGCGACGGCGTGCGCCTGGCCGAACAGGGCCGCCACCAGCTCGACCTGCGGCACCCGGCCGCCCGCGCCCACCTCGACAAGGCCGTGGACCGGATCGTCGGCGACTGGGGCGTGGGCTACCTCAAGCTGGACTACAACATCGTGGTCGACCCCGGCACCCAGGCACCCGGCGACCTCGCCCCGGGAGCCGGGCTGCTGGGCCACGCCCACGCCTACCTGGACTGGCTGTCCGGCGTACTGGACCGCCACCCCGGACTCGTCGTGGAGAACTGCGCCTCGGGCGGCATGCGCATGGACGGCGCCACCCTGGCCGTCGCCCAGCTCCAGTCCACCAGCGACCAGCAGGACCCCCTGCGCTATCCGCCCATCGCCGCCGCCGCGCCGACCGCGGTCCCGCCCGAACAGGGCGCCGTCTGGGCCTACCCGCAGCCCGAGTTCGACGACGACCTGACGAGGTGGACGTTGGGCGGGGCCCTGCTCGGCCGCATCCACCTCTCGGGCCATCTCAACCGCATGTCGGAACACCAACTGGCCCTCGTGCGTGATGCCGTCGCGGTCTACAAGTCGATCCGCGGGGACCTGGCGCGGGCCCTGCCGTTCTGGCCGCTCGGCCTGCCCGGCTGGACGGACGAGTGGCTGGCCCTGGGGCTCTCGGTCCCCGGTGACCGCACGGCGTACCTGTCGGTGTGGCGCCGCGGCGGAGCGGCCGAACTCCGCGTCCCCGTCCGGCACCTGGCGGGCCGGACCGTCCGCGCGGACGTCCTGCACCCGTCCTCCGCGGAGGCGGGCCGGGCCGTCTGGAACGGGGACGGGCTGACGGTGTCCGTGCCGCGCACGCCCGGTGTGCTGCTGATCCGGCTCACGCAGGAGGGGGAGGCCAGCACGGGGTAG
- a CDS encoding LacI family DNA-binding transcriptional regulator: protein MNVTGHTRRPASIRDVATAAGVSYQTVSRVINGHPSVRPSTRERVLAAIEELGFRRNATALALASGRNRAVTVLTANTTHYGYASILQGIEEAARAASYAVGIGVLESAEDAAVAAEVQRAADAGGGIVVIAYDPAGVRALGAVPAGLPVVGVVETPASPPGGDRPWVWTDDREAAYQATSHLLSLGHETVHYVAIPSSTRRTSARTGGWRQALKEAGAPEPRPVQSSWGPAGGHAAGLKLARDESVTAILCGNDDLALGVLRALHESGRPVPGEVSVAGFDDAPHSAFLTPSLTTVRLDFTGLGRSAFALLHGVLEESAPVAPHPVSVPELVVRESSGPPPADA, encoded by the coding sequence ATGAATGTGACCGGTCACACAAGGCGCCCGGCGAGCATCAGGGACGTCGCGACCGCCGCGGGGGTCTCGTACCAGACGGTCTCGCGGGTGATCAACGGCCATCCCAGCGTCCGGCCGTCCACCCGGGAGCGGGTGCTCGCGGCCATCGAGGAACTGGGCTTCCGCCGCAACGCGACCGCCCTCGCCCTGGCCAGCGGGCGCAACCGGGCCGTGACCGTGCTCACCGCGAACACCACCCACTACGGCTACGCCTCGATCCTCCAGGGCATCGAGGAGGCCGCCCGCGCGGCGTCGTACGCGGTCGGGATCGGGGTGCTGGAATCCGCCGAGGACGCGGCCGTCGCCGCCGAGGTGCAGCGCGCGGCGGACGCGGGCGGCGGGATCGTCGTGATCGCATACGATCCGGCGGGTGTCCGCGCGCTGGGAGCCGTGCCCGCCGGGCTGCCGGTCGTGGGCGTGGTCGAGACCCCGGCGAGCCCGCCCGGCGGCGACCGCCCGTGGGTGTGGACCGACGACCGTGAGGCCGCCTACCAGGCGACCAGCCATCTGCTCTCCCTCGGCCACGAGACCGTGCACTACGTGGCCATCCCGTCCAGCACCCGCCGCACCAGCGCCCGCACCGGCGGCTGGCGGCAGGCGCTGAAGGAGGCCGGCGCCCCGGAGCCCCGCCCGGTGCAGAGCAGTTGGGGGCCGGCGGGCGGTCACGCGGCCGGGCTGAAGCTGGCGCGGGACGAGTCCGTCACCGCGATCCTGTGCGGCAACGACGACCTCGCGCTCGGCGTCCTGCGCGCCCTGCACGAGTCCGGCCGCCCGGTGCCGGGCGAGGTCAGCGTGGCCGGTTTCGACGACGCCCCGCACTCCGCCTTCCTCACCCCGTCCCTGACGACCGTACGCCTGGACTTCACCGGCCTCGGGCGGTCCGCGTTCGCCCTGCTGCACGGCGTGCTGGAGGAGTCCGCGCCGGTCGCCCCGCATCCCGTGTCCGTACCGGAACTGGTGGTGCGGGAGAGCTCGGGTCCACCGCCCGCCGACGCCTGA
- a CDS encoding ABC transporter substrate-binding protein → MKTRALPALALICAAGLAATACSDPTAGGAGSDGSGAKQTAVNPTARLDGVKLTMWTAQNTVNAPKQVIDAFEKATGAKVDTQAIPDLYEQNVPTKLASGDRPDLMFWQPSISTLPFVQPKQNLLTLDGEPWEAKLGGTEKSLGMIDGKRYAAIVTSPAMLGVYYNKDVFKQAGLSEKDFPQSYDDLLALGHKVVDRTDAAAFYEAGGDKWPLQWQMQVQLTDLDRQWWADLNAGKKKWTDPVVVGAIKKYKEKLLDAGLAQKNYRTGTFTGQADALWKGDVGMVLNVTSFQSQLQAKYSTAEIDKKIGWFPVANSSATGLYSPDQTNGVVAFKTGDDKRQNAARQFLAFWLGPDYPDYIKTMKIPSVQPSVPTPDGLPETSKAQVAALPKAIGVFQAKAIVAPDTHLYLADMIFGKKSPQQVAQAIQDQFAQVAKAQGAPGF, encoded by the coding sequence ATGAAGACAAGAGCTCTCCCCGCCCTGGCGCTGATATGTGCCGCCGGCCTGGCCGCCACCGCGTGCAGCGACCCGACCGCCGGGGGCGCCGGTTCGGACGGTTCGGGCGCCAAGCAGACGGCGGTGAACCCGACCGCCCGGCTGGACGGCGTGAAGCTGACCATGTGGACCGCGCAGAACACGGTGAACGCGCCCAAGCAGGTCATCGACGCCTTCGAGAAGGCCACCGGCGCCAAGGTCGACACCCAGGCGATCCCGGACCTCTACGAGCAGAACGTGCCGACGAAGCTGGCCTCAGGCGACCGCCCCGACCTGATGTTCTGGCAGCCGTCCATCTCCACGCTGCCGTTCGTCCAGCCGAAGCAGAACCTCCTCACCCTCGACGGGGAGCCCTGGGAGGCCAAGCTCGGCGGCACCGAGAAGTCGCTCGGCATGATCGACGGCAAGCGGTACGCGGCGATCGTCACCAGCCCCGCCATGCTCGGCGTCTACTACAACAAGGACGTCTTCAAGCAGGCCGGGCTGAGCGAGAAGGACTTCCCCCAGTCCTACGACGACCTGCTCGCCCTCGGCCACAAGGTCGTCGACAGGACCGACGCGGCCGCCTTCTACGAGGCCGGCGGCGACAAGTGGCCGCTCCAGTGGCAGATGCAGGTCCAGCTCACCGACCTCGACCGGCAGTGGTGGGCCGACCTGAACGCCGGCAAGAAGAAGTGGACCGACCCGGTCGTCGTCGGCGCGATCAAGAAGTACAAGGAGAAGCTGCTCGACGCCGGACTCGCCCAGAAGAACTACCGGACGGGCACCTTCACCGGGCAGGCCGACGCGCTGTGGAAGGGCGACGTCGGCATGGTCCTCAACGTCACTTCCTTCCAGAGCCAGTTGCAGGCCAAGTACTCCACCGCCGAGATCGACAAGAAGATCGGCTGGTTCCCGGTCGCCAACTCCTCGGCCACCGGCCTGTACTCCCCTGACCAGACCAACGGTGTCGTCGCCTTCAAGACCGGTGACGACAAGCGGCAGAACGCGGCCCGGCAGTTCCTCGCCTTCTGGCTCGGGCCCGACTACCCGGACTACATCAAGACGATGAAGATCCCGTCCGTGCAGCCCTCCGTGCCCACCCCCGACGGCCTGCCCGAGACGTCCAAGGCCCAGGTCGCCGCCCTGCCCAAGGCCATCGGCGTCTTCCAGGCCAAGGCGATCGTCGCCCCCGACACCCACCTGTACCTGGCCGACATGATCTTCGGCAAGAAGAGCCCGCAGCAGGTCGCGCAGGCGATCCAGGACCAGTTCGCGCAGGTGGCCAAGGCCCAGGGCGCACCCGGGTTCTGA
- a CDS encoding sugar ABC transporter permease, which translates to MADTVVRTRKQPAAPGTPKGVGRLPHAAVHHPWWFALPAIVVFAGFFLVPNLLNFYYPFTNWSSYHADIAFTGLDNFRTIAEDGSLLRAIRTTLVYALLAALFQNGFGLVLALLLEDDSRFNRFFRAVFFLPVLISALATGYVFQALLDQDGAVNSVLGTDIPWLGSTTWTLVIVTLIHGWKWMGLSMLIYLAGLKGIPGEMLEAAKCDGAGPWRTFWSVRWPMLAPAVTFNVTTALIGSMNTFDIVQATTGGGPAASTEVFNIYMFRIFGQGLYAQASAMSLVLFLVVVAVAIPLVVGLRRREQML; encoded by the coding sequence ATGGCGGACACGGTCGTACGTACGCGCAAGCAACCGGCCGCACCAGGCACACCGAAAGGCGTGGGGCGGCTCCCGCACGCCGCCGTGCACCACCCCTGGTGGTTCGCGCTCCCCGCGATCGTCGTCTTCGCGGGCTTCTTCCTGGTGCCCAACCTGCTGAACTTCTACTACCCGTTCACCAACTGGTCCTCGTACCACGCGGACATCGCCTTCACGGGCCTGGACAACTTCAGGACCATCGCCGAGGACGGCTCGCTGCTGCGGGCGATCCGTACGACCCTGGTGTACGCGCTGCTGGCGGCGCTGTTCCAGAACGGCTTCGGACTCGTGCTGGCGCTGCTGCTGGAGGACGACAGCCGCTTCAACCGGTTCTTCCGTGCCGTCTTCTTCCTGCCGGTGCTGATCTCGGCGCTGGCCACCGGGTACGTCTTCCAGGCGTTGCTCGACCAGGACGGAGCCGTCAACTCCGTTCTGGGCACGGACATCCCGTGGCTGGGCTCGACGACCTGGACGCTGGTGATCGTCACGCTCATCCACGGGTGGAAGTGGATGGGCCTGTCGATGCTGATCTATCTGGCCGGGCTCAAGGGCATCCCCGGCGAGATGCTGGAGGCCGCGAAGTGCGACGGGGCGGGGCCCTGGCGGACCTTCTGGTCGGTGCGCTGGCCGATGCTCGCGCCGGCCGTCACCTTCAACGTCACCACCGCGCTGATCGGTTCGATGAACACCTTCGACATCGTGCAGGCCACGACGGGCGGCGGCCCCGCGGCCTCCACGGAGGTCTTCAACATCTACATGTTCCGGATCTTCGGTCAGGGCCTGTACGCGCAGGCCTCCGCGATGAGCCTCGTCCTGTTCCTGGTGGTGGTCGCCGTGGCGATCCCGCTGGTCGTGGGGCTCCGGCGAAGGGAGCAGATGCTGTGA
- a CDS encoding carbohydrate ABC transporter permease: MTAVWRYGRPSLVVLLAALAVGVPLWLVAVTSAKPQAEAIKPNLDLPRQWQPASNYADAVSEGEMLRGFLNSLLVVVPSVVLVLILGAGAAWVFARRKSKLVSAAYALCISGLLLPPAVITIVMELRQLGMANTRPGMIAVYTGMYLSTSIFFMTGFIRAIPMELEEAARIDGATPARIFWRIVLPLLRPVIATATIMVMLYAWSDIFYAFFVLGGGDRATLPLNLYQVASAQLYLNNWHLVFAYVVVMSLPMVAVFLVGQRKIVSGITSGAVK, from the coding sequence GTGACCGCGGTGTGGCGGTACGGCCGCCCTTCCCTCGTCGTCCTGCTCGCCGCGCTGGCCGTGGGCGTGCCGCTGTGGCTGGTCGCCGTCACCTCGGCCAAGCCGCAGGCGGAGGCGATCAAGCCGAACCTGGACCTGCCCCGGCAGTGGCAGCCCGCGAGCAACTACGCGGACGCCGTCAGCGAGGGCGAGATGCTGCGCGGTTTCCTCAACTCGCTGCTGGTCGTGGTGCCTTCGGTGGTCCTGGTGCTGATCCTGGGCGCGGGCGCCGCCTGGGTCTTCGCCCGCCGCAAGTCGAAGCTGGTCTCGGCGGCCTACGCGCTGTGCATCAGCGGACTGCTGCTGCCGCCCGCCGTCATCACCATCGTGATGGAACTGCGGCAACTGGGGATGGCCAACACCCGCCCCGGCATGATCGCCGTCTACACCGGGATGTACCTGTCGACGTCGATCTTCTTCATGACTGGCTTCATCCGCGCCATCCCGATGGAGCTGGAGGAGGCGGCCCGGATCGACGGGGCGACGCCGGCGCGGATCTTCTGGCGGATCGTCCTGCCGCTGCTCCGGCCGGTGATCGCCACCGCGACGATCATGGTGATGCTCTACGCCTGGAGTGACATCTTCTACGCGTTCTTCGTCCTCGGCGGCGGAGACCGGGCGACCCTGCCGCTCAACCTCTACCAGGTCGCCAGCGCCCAGCTCTACCTCAACAACTGGCATCTCGTCTTCGCGTACGTCGTGGTGATGAGTTTGCCCATGGTCGCCGTGTTCCTCGTCGGCCAGCGAAAGATCGTGTCCGGAATCACCAGTGGAGCCGTGAAGTGA